One Roseomonas sp. OT10 DNA window includes the following coding sequences:
- the nrfD gene encoding NrfD/PsrC family molybdoenzyme membrane anchor subunit, with amino-acid sequence MSTDGLLPREATYGSLVGAVADPLLRRRVGRPYWIAFAAGVLGTGLMLVSIGWLFAEGVGVWGVNTSVVWGFAIANFVWWLGIGHAGTFISAALLLTRQPWRAAINRFAEVMTLFAGAIAGLFPILHLGRPYRAYWILPYPNTMDLWPQWRSALVWDAAAISTYLIFSALFWWLGLIPDLATLRDRAQGQGRKGRGARLAYGVLAMGWRGSARHWHLHERVYRTMAAMALPLVVSVHSVVGMDFAASLMPGWSESIFPPYFVAGALFSGFGMCVVVAALMRWGLGLQAVLTHRHFAAMAKVILAGSLVLGLSYLTEWFTAWYGGDGAERGHVAFLFASPYAPLYAVLLACNVLVPQLLWSARARESIVAVVTVSLVLNLGMWLERVLIIWNTLSHGHLPAMHAVFRPTFWDWSLLAGTIGFFLLLFLVFARLLPVIAMHDLGKLLRDRERGA; translated from the coding sequence ATGAGCACCGATGGCCTGCTCCCGCGCGAGGCGACCTACGGCTCTCTGGTGGGCGCGGTCGCGGACCCGTTGCTGCGGCGGCGGGTGGGGCGGCCGTACTGGATCGCCTTCGCGGCGGGGGTGCTGGGGACGGGGCTGATGCTCGTCTCGATCGGCTGGCTCTTCGCCGAGGGCGTGGGGGTCTGGGGGGTGAACACCAGCGTCGTCTGGGGCTTCGCCATCGCGAACTTCGTCTGGTGGCTGGGCATCGGCCATGCCGGCACCTTCATCTCCGCCGCGCTGCTGCTGACGCGGCAGCCCTGGCGCGCGGCGATCAACCGCTTCGCGGAGGTGATGACGCTTTTCGCTGGCGCCATCGCCGGGCTGTTCCCGATCCTGCACCTGGGGCGGCCGTACCGGGCCTACTGGATCCTGCCCTATCCGAACACGATGGACCTGTGGCCGCAGTGGCGCTCCGCGCTGGTGTGGGACGCAGCGGCGATCTCGACCTACCTGATCTTCTCGGCGCTGTTCTGGTGGCTGGGGCTGATCCCCGACCTCGCCACGCTGCGCGACCGGGCCCAGGGTCAGGGGCGAAAAGGACGCGGGGCGCGGCTGGCCTATGGCGTGCTGGCGATGGGCTGGCGCGGCTCGGCGCGGCACTGGCACCTGCACGAGAGGGTCTATCGCACCATGGCGGCGATGGCGCTGCCGCTGGTGGTGTCCGTGCACAGCGTGGTGGGGATGGACTTCGCCGCCAGCCTGATGCCCGGCTGGTCGGAGAGCATCTTCCCGCCCTACTTCGTCGCCGGCGCTCTCTTCTCCGGCTTCGGCATGTGCGTCGTGGTGGCGGCGCTGATGCGCTGGGGGCTGGGTCTGCAGGCCGTCCTTACGCACCGCCATTTCGCGGCGATGGCGAAGGTGATCCTGGCGGGCTCGCTGGTGCTCGGCCTCTCCTACCTGACGGAGTGGTTCACCGCCTGGTACGGCGGCGACGGCGCGGAGCGCGGGCACGTCGCCTTCCTGTTCGCCAGCCCCTACGCGCCGCTCTACGCCGTGCTGCTCGCCTGCAACGTGCTGGTGCCGCAACTGCTGTGGTCGGCACGGGCGCGGGAGAGCATCGTCGCGGTGGTGACGGTCTCGCTGGTGCTGAACCTCGGCATGTGGCTGGAGCGCGTCCTCATCATCTGGAACACGCTCTCGCACGGCCACCTGCCGGCGATGCATGCCGTCTTCCGGCCGACCTTCTGGGACTGGTCGCTGCTGGCCGGCACGATCGGCTTCTTCCTGCTGCTCTTCCTCGTCTTCGCGCGGCTGCTGCCGGTGATCGCCATGCACGACCTGGGCAAGCTGCTGCGTGACCGGGAACGCGGCGCATGA
- a CDS encoding 4Fe-4S dicluster domain-containing protein, which yields MSGAPPLSRRQAALALLASAAALTACGEPPEEIVPAVEQEVGEGPGLPRRFATVLPLGGYGRGVVVTSVEGRPTKVEGNPDHPASLGATDVFAEAAVLSLYDPDRSRTLRREGRIASREAFLADLSPRLRALEARGGEGLALLTGHVASPTLLRLIGELRARFPALRHHAHEAVGEANALAGAALAFGRPLAARPRLERAAMVLALDADPLGPGPDQIRHARAFAARRSAQRGGETTARLYAAEPVMSATGAKADRRLAAPPGLVRDLAVALAARLGAGLPAPDLPPEAARFLDAATADLLAHPGEALILVGEWQPPELHALAHWINARLAAPVALTEPVGPAEPPATLAALVGALRERRVDTLVILGANPGHDAPAALGWEAALRDSGAFSVHLGPWRDETAAACRWHLPETHPLEEWGDLRATDGTAAVAQPLITPLYQATRPAHWLLGVLLGRDDLSARDAVRETWAAGRAGEGFEPWWRRVLRDGVVPDSAAPAVDAGAPRLPPLPPVPAEGLTLLLRPDAALWDGRFANNPWLQECPRPLTRQVWGNAALLAPEEARRRGVEEGALVRLTLDGRALELPALPRPGMAPGVVAVALGGGRRRAGAIGDGVGADAYALRRPDAPWAMPGLMLEPTGQPGTLLRLGPEAPLEGEAATLFRTAPVPPAGTPHPDPPSFNPPLPRDADAAWAMVIDTTRCIGCNACVVACQSENNVPVVGPEEVARGRDMHWLRIDTYEAGPETDPCPGFQPVPCMHCEHAPCEPVCPVAASVHDAEGLNAQVYNRCIGTRFCQANCPYKVRRFNFRGYADGQEYANLGAPTLAAQRNPEVTVRARGVMEKCTYCVQRLSAARRTAAKEERPLAAGEVVTACQSACPAQAISFGNLNNPAEEVVALRRSPAHYALLEHLGTRPRTTYLAALRHPEVE from the coding sequence GTGAGCGGGGCGCCGCCCCTGTCCCGCCGGCAGGCGGCGCTGGCGCTGCTGGCCTCGGCCGCCGCGCTGACCGCCTGCGGCGAGCCGCCGGAGGAGATCGTCCCCGCCGTGGAGCAGGAGGTAGGCGAGGGGCCGGGCCTGCCGCGCCGCTTCGCCACCGTGCTGCCGCTGGGCGGCTATGGCCGCGGGGTGGTGGTGACCTCGGTCGAGGGGCGCCCGACCAAGGTGGAGGGCAACCCGGACCACCCGGCGAGCCTCGGCGCCACGGATGTCTTCGCCGAGGCGGCGGTGCTGTCGCTCTACGATCCCGACCGCTCCCGCACCCTGCGCCGGGAGGGGCGCATCGCCTCGCGGGAGGCCTTCCTCGCCGACCTGTCGCCCCGGCTGCGGGCGCTGGAGGCGCGGGGCGGCGAGGGGCTGGCGCTGCTGACGGGCCATGTCGCCTCGCCCACCCTGCTGCGGCTGATCGGGGAGCTGCGCGCCCGCTTCCCGGCGCTGCGCCACCATGCGCACGAGGCGGTGGGGGAGGCGAACGCGCTGGCCGGCGCGGCCCTGGCCTTCGGGCGGCCGCTGGCGGCGCGGCCCCGCCTGGAGCGGGCCGCCATGGTGCTGGCGCTGGACGCCGACCCGCTGGGCCCGGGGCCGGACCAGATCCGCCACGCCCGGGCCTTCGCGGCACGCCGGTCGGCGCAACGCGGCGGCGAGACCACCGCGCGGCTCTACGCCGCCGAGCCGGTGATGAGTGCCACGGGCGCCAAGGCGGACCGCCGCCTTGCCGCTCCGCCCGGGCTGGTGCGCGACCTAGCCGTGGCGCTGGCGGCGCGGCTGGGCGCCGGGCTGCCCGCGCCGGACCTGCCGCCCGAGGCCGCGCGCTTCCTCGATGCCGCGACGGCCGACCTGCTGGCCCATCCCGGCGAGGCGCTGATCCTTGTCGGCGAGTGGCAGCCGCCGGAGCTGCACGCCCTGGCCCACTGGATCAACGCCCGGCTCGCCGCCCCCGTGGCGCTGACCGAACCCGTCGGCCCGGCGGAGCCGCCCGCCACCCTCGCGGCACTGGTCGGGGCGCTGCGGGAGCGGCGGGTGGACACGCTCGTCATCCTCGGTGCCAACCCCGGCCACGATGCCCCGGCGGCGCTGGGCTGGGAGGCGGCGCTGCGGGATTCGGGCGCCTTCTCCGTCCATCTCGGCCCCTGGCGGGACGAGACGGCGGCGGCCTGCCGCTGGCACCTGCCGGAGACCCACCCGTTGGAGGAATGGGGTGACCTGCGCGCCACGGACGGCACCGCCGCCGTCGCGCAGCCGCTGATCACGCCGCTCTACCAGGCGACCCGGCCGGCCCACTGGCTGCTGGGCGTGCTGCTGGGGCGCGACGACCTCTCCGCCCGCGACGCCGTGCGCGAGACCTGGGCCGCCGGGCGCGCGGGGGAGGGGTTCGAGCCCTGGTGGCGCCGGGTGCTGCGCGACGGGGTGGTGCCGGACAGCGCCGCCCCCGCCGTGGACGCGGGCGCGCCGCGCCTGCCGCCCCTGCCCCCCGTGCCCGCCGAGGGGCTGACGCTGCTGCTGCGCCCCGACGCCGCGCTCTGGGACGGGCGCTTCGCCAACAATCCCTGGCTGCAGGAATGCCCGCGCCCGCTGACCCGCCAGGTCTGGGGCAATGCCGCGCTGCTGGCGCCGGAGGAGGCGCGCCGCCGCGGGGTGGAGGAGGGCGCGCTGGTCCGCCTGACGCTGGACGGGCGCGCGCTGGAGCTGCCCGCGCTCCCGCGCCCCGGCATGGCGCCCGGCGTGGTGGCCGTGGCGCTGGGCGGCGGACGCCGCCGCGCGGGCGCCATCGGCGACGGGGTGGGGGCGGACGCCTACGCGCTGCGCCGACCGGACGCGCCCTGGGCCATGCCGGGGCTGATGCTGGAGCCCACCGGCCAGCCAGGCACTCTGCTGCGCCTGGGCCCGGAAGCGCCGCTGGAGGGCGAGGCGGCCACGCTGTTCCGTACCGCCCCGGTACCGCCGGCCGGGACGCCCCACCCCGATCCGCCAAGCTTCAACCCCCCCTTGCCGCGCGACGCCGATGCGGCCTGGGCCATGGTGATCGACACGACGCGCTGCATCGGCTGCAACGCCTGCGTCGTCGCCTGCCAGAGCGAGAACAACGTCCCCGTCGTGGGCCCCGAGGAGGTCGCGCGCGGCCGCGACATGCACTGGCTGCGCATCGACACCTACGAGGCCGGTCCCGAGACCGATCCGTGCCCGGGCTTCCAGCCCGTCCCCTGCATGCATTGCGAGCACGCGCCCTGCGAGCCCGTCTGCCCCGTCGCCGCCTCGGTCCATGATGCGGAAGGGCTGAACGCGCAGGTCTACAACCGCTGCATCGGCACGCGCTTCTGCCAGGCCAACTGCCCCTACAAGGTCCGGCGCTTCAACTTCCGCGGCTATGCCGACGGCCAGGAATACGCGAATCTCGGCGCCCCCACCCTCGCGGCGCAGCGCAACCCGGAGGTGACGGTGCGCGCCCGCGGCGTGATGGAGAAGTGCACCTACTGCGTCCAGCGCCTCAGCGCCGCCCGCCGCACCGCCGCGAAGGAGGAACGCCCCCTCGCCGCGGGCGAGGTCGTCACCGCCTGCCAGTCCGCCTGCCCCGCCCAGGCCATCAGCTTCGGCAACCTGAACAACCCCGCCGAGGAGGTCGTGGCCCTGCGCCGCTCCCCCGCCCACTACGCGCTGCTGGAACACCTCGGCACGCGCCCGCGCACCACCTACCTCGCGGCGCTGCGCCACCCGGAGGTGGAGTGA
- a CDS encoding cytochrome c3 family protein encodes MAQLFPPVATTLARAGLLGGAALLLGGLGLLVALPFTPHVTRQDVTVEQPVQFSHAHHVGGLGLDCRNCHTGAERSRFAGLPPTQTCMACHSQLWTNAAILAPVRESLARDVPLRWVRVHRLPDYVYFDHSIHVAKGVGCSTCHGAVDRMQQLRQAAPLTMGWCLDCHRDPAPNLRPREAVYDMRWTPPPDQRARGEALIRDYMIRTEHLTDCSRCHR; translated from the coding sequence ATGGCGCAGCTCTTTCCCCCCGTCGCCACCACCCTCGCCCGGGCCGGGCTGCTCGGCGGCGCCGCGCTGCTGCTGGGCGGGCTGGGGCTGCTGGTCGCGCTGCCCTTCACCCCGCACGTGACGCGGCAGGACGTGACGGTGGAGCAGCCGGTGCAGTTCAGCCACGCGCACCATGTCGGCGGCCTCGGGCTCGACTGCCGCAACTGTCACACGGGCGCCGAGCGGTCGCGCTTCGCCGGCCTGCCGCCGACCCAGACCTGCATGGCCTGCCATTCCCAGCTCTGGACCAACGCGGCGATCCTGGCGCCGGTGCGCGAATCGCTGGCGCGGGACGTGCCGCTGCGCTGGGTGCGGGTCCATCGCCTGCCGGACTACGTTTATTTCGACCACAGCATCCATGTCGCGAAGGGCGTCGGCTGCTCCACCTGCCACGGCGCGGTGGACCGGATGCAGCAGCTGCGCCAGGCCGCGCCGCTGACCATGGGCTGGTGCCTGGACTGCCACCGCGACCCGGCGCCGAACCTGCGCCCGCGCGAGGCGGTCTACGACATGCGCTGGACCCCGCCGCCCGACCAGCGGGCGCGGGGCGAAGCGCTGATCCGCGACTACATGATCCGCACCGAGCACCTGACCGACTGCTCGCGGTGCCACCGGTGA
- a CDS encoding M20 aminoacylase family protein: MQDVVTRIREYHPELTAIRRDIHAHPELGLEERRTAALVAAKLREWGVEVADGVGVTGVVGTVRGTRPGQRAIGLRADMDALAIHEETGLPHASTTPGVMHACGHDGHTTMLLGAARYLAENRDFAGTVHLIFQPAEEGRGGAKAMIADGLFDRFPCDAVYGLHNSPGMPVGRFGTRHGAMMAAADSWYVTFRGTGGHGGSTPHLATDATVVLGHFLLALQTIVPRNVAASEMAVVSVGHVAGGSPISPNVMPAEIAVAGTARSYAPAVRDLLERRLGELAAAMAAAQGCTAEFRYHRGVPAVINADEQVGVELAAAASLVGEAQVDPDVRPSTGGEDFSEMMNRVPGAFMRIGNGVGPDGRFHGLHTPLYDFNDEILPLGAAYWVSLVRQELGLGQQG; this comes from the coding sequence ATGCAGGATGTCGTCACCCGGATCCGCGAGTATCACCCGGAGCTGACGGCCATCCGCCGCGACATCCACGCTCATCCCGAGCTGGGGCTGGAGGAGCGCCGGACCGCGGCGCTGGTGGCGGCGAAGCTGCGCGAATGGGGCGTCGAGGTGGCGGACGGGGTCGGGGTGACCGGCGTGGTCGGCACGGTGCGCGGCACCCGGCCGGGGCAGCGGGCCATCGGCCTGCGCGCCGACATGGACGCGCTGGCCATCCACGAGGAGACCGGCCTGCCGCATGCCTCCACCACCCCAGGGGTGATGCATGCCTGCGGCCATGACGGCCACACCACCATGCTGCTCGGCGCGGCCCGCTACCTCGCGGAGAACCGGGACTTCGCCGGCACCGTCCACCTGATCTTCCAGCCGGCCGAGGAGGGCCGCGGCGGCGCCAAGGCGATGATCGCCGACGGTCTGTTCGACCGCTTCCCCTGCGATGCGGTCTACGGGCTGCACAACTCCCCGGGCATGCCGGTCGGGCGGTTCGGCACGCGCCATGGCGCGATGATGGCGGCGGCGGACAGCTGGTACGTCACCTTCCGCGGCACCGGCGGCCATGGCGGCTCCACCCCGCATCTGGCGACCGACGCAACCGTGGTGCTGGGCCACTTCCTGCTGGCGCTGCAGACCATCGTGCCGCGCAACGTCGCGGCCTCGGAGATGGCGGTGGTCAGCGTCGGCCACGTCGCCGGCGGCTCGCCGATCTCGCCCAACGTGATGCCGGCCGAGATCGCCGTCGCCGGCACCGCCCGCAGCTACGCCCCGGCGGTGCGCGACCTGCTGGAGCGCCGGCTGGGCGAGCTGGCGGCCGCCATGGCGGCGGCGCAGGGCTGCACGGCGGAGTTCCGCTATCACCGCGGCGTGCCGGCCGTGATCAATGCCGACGAGCAGGTCGGGGTGGAGCTGGCGGCCGCCGCCTCGCTGGTCGGCGAGGCGCAGGTGGACCCGGATGTCCGCCCCTCGACCGGCGGCGAGGATTTCTCCGAGATGATGAACCGCGTGCCGGGGGCCTTCATGCGCATCGGCAACGGCGTCGGCCCGGATGGCCGCTTCCACGGGCTGCACACGCCGCTCTACGACTTCAACGACGAGATCCTGCCGCTGGGCGCCGCCTACTGGGTGTCGCTGGTGCGGCAGGAGCTGGGCCTCGGCCAGCAGGGCTGA
- a CDS encoding isochorismatase family protein has translation METKKEPIWNQFLTERDKQVFAAAGYGARQGFGKRPALIIVDVNYAFCGDKPEPILESIKRWRNSCGEEAWDGVAAIAKLVEACRAKGLPILYTTGTRRADNWDAGSWSWKNRRNGEAPRTIATNRDGNDIVDEIAPGPQDIVIEKLKPSGFEGTPMASFLTLLGADSVLVTGTTTSGCVRATVLDAFSLNYRIAVVEEGCFDRSQASHAINLCDMHAKYADVVALEETLAFIGGLPDGLFELPSGQGMRPYAAAAE, from the coding sequence ATGGAGACCAAGAAGGAACCGATCTGGAACCAGTTCCTGACGGAGCGGGACAAGCAGGTCTTCGCGGCGGCCGGCTACGGGGCGCGGCAGGGCTTCGGGAAGCGGCCGGCCCTGATCATCGTGGACGTGAACTATGCCTTCTGCGGCGACAAGCCCGAGCCGATCCTGGAATCGATCAAGCGCTGGCGGAACTCCTGCGGCGAGGAGGCCTGGGACGGCGTCGCGGCCATCGCGAAGCTGGTGGAGGCCTGCCGCGCCAAGGGGCTGCCGATCCTCTACACCACCGGCACCCGCCGGGCGGACAACTGGGATGCGGGCTCCTGGTCCTGGAAGAACCGGCGCAACGGCGAGGCGCCGCGCACCATCGCGACCAACCGCGACGGCAACGACATCGTCGACGAGATCGCGCCCGGCCCGCAGGACATCGTCATCGAGAAGCTCAAGCCCTCCGGCTTCGAGGGCACGCCCATGGCCTCCTTCCTCACCCTGCTCGGCGCGGACAGCGTGCTCGTCACCGGCACCACCACCTCGGGCTGCGTGCGGGCGACGGTGCTGGACGCCTTCTCGCTGAACTACCGGATCGCGGTGGTGGAGGAGGGCTGCTTCGACCGCAGCCAGGCCAGCCATGCCATCAACCTCTGCGACATGCACGCCAAGTATGCCGACGTCGTGGCGCTGGAGGAGACGCTGGCCTTCATCGGCGGCCTGCCGGACGGGCTGTTCGAGCTTCCGTCCGGCCAGGGGATGCGCCCTTACGCCGCCGCGGCGGAGTGA
- a CDS encoding ABC transporter substrate-binding protein yields the protein MMLNPSRRLLLGAAAGALAMPRLARAQAKEIIVAEPGHLVGYLPLYLAGHKGYFTEEGLSLRILTVESGAGHTNAVLTKQAFAFIGGPEHNAFAKAKGAELRAVCNVVDRGNVYFVARKGTSPKDRDFAAFVKGKTLATGLFGGTPNSITRYLLRTWNLDARRDVTMSELATAPIFAAMRARAADIGVITEPILTQGVAQNVWDEPFFNVPKELGPYAYSTLNIRLESMEQDPKMVEGFVRAVARGLKAAYADPDEAAAFARKEWPTAPVADIKATLDRTFADGLWSRDGFVSPEAWATGHRVVRTADILKTDVPYDAIIDMQFQRRIAPTI from the coding sequence ATGATGCTGAACCCCAGCCGGCGCCTGCTGCTCGGCGCCGCCGCCGGCGCGCTGGCGATGCCGCGCCTCGCCCGCGCCCAGGCCAAGGAGATCATCGTGGCCGAGCCGGGCCACCTGGTCGGCTACCTTCCGCTCTACCTGGCCGGGCACAAGGGCTACTTCACGGAGGAGGGGCTGTCGCTCAGGATCCTCACGGTGGAGAGCGGCGCCGGGCACACCAACGCGGTGCTGACCAAGCAGGCCTTCGCCTTCATCGGCGGGCCCGAGCACAACGCCTTCGCCAAGGCGAAGGGGGCGGAGCTGCGCGCCGTCTGCAACGTGGTGGACCGCGGGAACGTCTACTTCGTCGCGCGCAAGGGCACCTCGCCCAAGGATCGCGACTTCGCTGCCTTCGTGAAGGGCAAGACGCTCGCGACCGGCCTGTTCGGCGGCACGCCGAACTCCATCACGCGCTACCTGCTCCGGACCTGGAACCTGGACGCGCGCCGCGACGTGACGATGAGCGAGCTGGCGACGGCGCCGATCTTCGCCGCCATGCGCGCCCGCGCCGCCGATATCGGCGTCATCACCGAGCCGATCCTGACGCAGGGCGTGGCGCAGAACGTCTGGGACGAGCCCTTCTTCAACGTGCCGAAGGAGCTCGGCCCCTATGCCTACTCCACGCTGAACATCCGCCTCGAGAGCATGGAGCAGGACCCGAAGATGGTGGAGGGCTTCGTCCGTGCCGTGGCGCGCGGGCTGAAGGCGGCCTATGCCGACCCGGACGAGGCCGCGGCCTTCGCACGCAAGGAATGGCCCACCGCGCCAGTCGCGGACATCAAGGCCACCCTCGACCGGACCTTCGCCGACGGCCTCTGGAGCCGCGACGGCTTCGTCAGCCCCGAGGCATGGGCGACCGGGCACCGCGTCGTCCGCACGGCCGACATCCTGAAGACGGACGTGCCCTACGACGCGATCATCGACATGCAGTTCCAGCGGCGCATCGCGCCGACCATCTGA
- a CDS encoding ABC transporter permease: protein MNEIATPAGTADPTLATAAAPPRPKLSPFRARRLPQERIWPGWMIAGCQIGVLIAAIAAWEYGAATGAVDAFFWSRPSAIAETLGIFVRSGDAAVDTWYTFRATILGFILGTTLGTAWGLSFWWSRNYAAIVQPYIICFESIPKLALAPLVILVFGIGLASKVALGMALTVVVSALTTYAGVKAVDRDHEKLLYSLGASRWQVFRKLVVPACLPWGISVLRVNIGLALTGAVVGEFISSQHGLGRTILYAGQTYEIGLVWVAVLVLSTLSVLMYVAVSQLERVLMKHVRH, encoded by the coding sequence ATGAACGAGATCGCCACGCCGGCCGGCACGGCCGACCCCACCCTGGCCACCGCCGCCGCGCCGCCGCGGCCGAAGCTGTCGCCCTTCCGCGCGCGGCGGCTGCCGCAGGAGCGCATCTGGCCGGGCTGGATGATCGCGGGCTGCCAGATCGGCGTGCTCATCGCCGCGATCGCGGCATGGGAGTACGGCGCCGCCACCGGTGCCGTGGACGCCTTCTTCTGGTCGCGCCCCAGCGCCATCGCCGAGACGCTCGGCATCTTCGTGCGCAGCGGCGACGCGGCGGTGGACACCTGGTACACCTTCCGGGCCACCATCCTGGGCTTCATCCTCGGCACCACCCTGGGCACGGCCTGGGGCCTCTCCTTCTGGTGGTCGCGCAACTACGCCGCCATCGTGCAGCCCTACATCATCTGCTTCGAATCCATCCCGAAGCTGGCGCTGGCGCCGCTGGTCATCCTGGTCTTCGGCATCGGCCTCGCCTCCAAGGTGGCGCTGGGCATGGCGCTGACCGTCGTCGTCTCCGCCCTGACCACCTATGCCGGCGTGAAGGCGGTGGATCGCGACCATGAGAAGCTGCTCTACTCGCTGGGCGCCTCGCGCTGGCAGGTCTTCCGCAAGCTGGTGGTGCCGGCCTGCCTGCCCTGGGGCATCTCCGTCCTGCGCGTGAACATCGGCCTCGCCCTCACGGGCGCGGTGGTGGGGGAATTCATCTCCTCGCAGCACGGGCTGGGGCGCACGATCCTCTATGCCGGCCAGACCTACGAGATCGGGCTGGTCTGGGTCGCCGTGCTCGTCCTCTCCACCCTCTCGGTGCTGATGTACGTCGCCGTCTCGCAGCTCGAACGCGTGCTGATGAAGCACGTGCGCCACTGA
- a CDS encoding ABC transporter ATP-binding protein, whose amino-acid sequence MRTPPKVELRAVRHEFVRPDGSTFVALGGVDLAVAPGTFVSLIGPSGCGKSTIFNAVAGLLTPSDGVIVIDGQDATGTIGRVGYMLQKDLLLPWRTVLDNVILGLEIRGASVKEARAYALPYLHRYGLGGFESAYPSALSGGMKQRAALLRTLLFDTEIVLLDEPFGALDAQTRSRMQEWLLQLWQDFRKTVIFVTHDVEEAVYLSDTIQVMAARPGRIVETLEVPLRRPRPRSVALTPEFAAVKARCLDLLGHDPHDDVAQAA is encoded by the coding sequence ATGCGAACGCCCCCCAAGGTGGAACTGCGCGCCGTCCGGCACGAGTTCGTTCGGCCCGACGGCAGCACCTTCGTCGCCCTCGGCGGCGTGGATCTGGCCGTCGCGCCCGGCACCTTCGTCAGCCTCATCGGCCCCTCCGGCTGCGGCAAGAGCACCATCTTCAACGCCGTGGCGGGGCTGCTGACGCCCAGCGACGGCGTGATCGTGATCGACGGCCAGGATGCCACCGGAACCATCGGCCGCGTCGGCTACATGCTGCAGAAGGACCTTCTGCTGCCCTGGCGCACCGTGCTGGACAACGTGATCCTGGGCCTGGAGATCCGCGGCGCCTCGGTGAAGGAGGCGCGCGCCTATGCGCTGCCCTACCTGCACCGCTACGGGCTCGGCGGGTTCGAGAGCGCCTATCCCTCCGCGCTGTCGGGCGGGATGAAGCAGCGTGCCGCGCTGCTGCGCACGCTGCTCTTCGACACGGAGATCGTGCTGCTCGACGAGCCCTTCGGGGCGCTGGACGCGCAGACGCGCAGCCGCATGCAGGAATGGCTGCTGCAGCTGTGGCAGGACTTCCGCAAGACGGTGATCTTCGTCACCCATGACGTGGAGGAGGCGGTCTACCTCTCGGACACCATCCAGGTCATGGCCGCGCGCCCGGGCCGCATCGTCGAGACGCTGGAGGTGCCGCTGCGCCGGCCGCGGCCGCGCAGCGTCGCGCTGACGCCGGAATTCGCCGCGGTGAAGGCCCGCTGCCTGGACCTGCTGGGCCACGATCCGCACGACGACGTGGCGCAGGCCGCCTGA
- a CDS encoding winged helix-turn-helix domain-containing protein, with translation MRILLVEDDAEVARFVAKGLREAGHTVEQSSNGRDGLFLAASESFDLLVLDRMLPGGVDGVRLVETLRAQGNKTPVLFLSALSAVDERVKGLKAGGDDYLTKPFAFAELLARVEALARRPAVDAPTTRLKVADLELDLLSRSVTRAGKRIDVQPREFRLLEHLMRHAGQVVTRTMLLEKVWDYHFDPQTNVIDVHVSRLRQKLDKGFDKPLIHTVRNAGYMLRAEA, from the coding sequence ATGCGCATACTGCTGGTCGAGGACGATGCCGAAGTCGCGCGCTTCGTCGCCAAGGGCCTGCGCGAGGCCGGACATACCGTCGAGCAGTCCTCGAATGGCCGCGACGGGCTGTTCCTGGCCGCCTCGGAATCCTTCGACCTGCTGGTGCTGGACCGGATGCTGCCCGGCGGGGTGGATGGCGTCCGGCTCGTCGAGACGCTGCGGGCCCAGGGGAACAAGACGCCCGTCCTGTTCCTCTCCGCCCTCAGCGCGGTGGACGAGCGGGTCAAGGGGCTCAAGGCGGGTGGCGACGACTACCTCACCAAGCCCTTCGCCTTCGCGGAGCTGCTCGCCCGGGTGGAGGCCCTGGCGCGCCGGCCGGCCGTCGATGCCCCCACCACCCGGCTGAAGGTGGCCGACCTGGAGCTGGACCTGCTCTCCCGCTCGGTCACCCGGGCCGGCAAGCGGATCGACGTGCAGCCGCGCGAGTTCCGCCTGCTGGAGCACCTGATGCGCCATGCCGGGCAGGTGGTGACGCGCACGATGCTGCTGGAGAAGGTCTGGGACTACCATTTCGACCCGCAGACCAACGTCATCGACGTCCATGTCTCCCGCCTGCGGCAGAAGCTGGACAAGGGCTTCGACAAGCCGCTGATCCATACGGTGCGCAACGCCGGCTACATGCTGCGCGCGGAGGCCTGA